AGTGAACCGACTGCGGCAGCCATTGCTTATGGTTTGCATCAACAGCAATCTGAAACCAAGTTTTTGGTATTTGATCTGGGTGGAGGTACATTTGATGTATCCGTCTTGGAGCTGTTTGATCAGATTATGGAAGTAAAATCGGTTGCTGGGGATAACTTTCTGGGTGGTGAAGATTTCACACGTCTGCTCGCGGATTTGTTTGCGTTGGAGCATCAGATTCAGCAAGATACCTTGTCAGCCAAAGAGCAGTCGGCATTATGGAAGCAGGCAGAGTTGTGTAAGCGGGCATTAAGCGATGGACGTGAGGGTGCAATGTCCCTGACTTTTGAAAAAGGGTTGAAAGAGTTTGGTATAGATCGTTCCAGTTTCGATCAGGCGGCGAAGCCATTGCTGGCACGTCTGCAAAAACCGGTTGAACGGGCACTGCGTGATGCTTCAGTTAAACTAAGTGAATTGGATGCAGTAATCCTCGTGGGAGGAGCTACTCGCATGCCACTTATTTATTCATTTACTGGCAAGCTGTTTGGTAGATTGCCTGCCAATCACTTGCATCCCGATGAAGCTGTTGCGCTAGGTGTCGGCATTCAGGCGGCAATGAAATCGCGCCATGAAGATTTACAGGAAGTCATCCTGACGGATGTATGTCCATATACATTGGGGACTTCGGTTTCCGTATCACTCGGAAATGGACGATACGAATCCGGGATGTTTTCCCCAATTATCGAACGAAATACAGTGATTCCGGTCAGTAGAGTGGAACGTTACTACACGATAGACGATAATCAGACCTCTCTTACTGCGGACATTTACCAAGGTGAGAGCCGCGTGGCCAAAAACAACGTGAAGCTTGGGGATCTGGCCATCTCAATACCTCCAGCTCCTG
Above is a window of Paenibacillus sp. E222 DNA encoding:
- a CDS encoding molecular chaperone HscC, with protein sequence MTIIGIDLGTTNSLVSCWMNGESVIIPNALGNRLTPSVVSVDDNGEVLVGEVAKERMITHPERTASVFKRYMGTGRTFSLGTYRFLPEELSAFVLKSLKADAEAFLGEVVTEAVISVPAYFNDAQRKATQRAGELAGIKVERLLSEPTAAAIAYGLHQQQSETKFLVFDLGGGTFDVSVLELFDQIMEVKSVAGDNFLGGEDFTRLLADLFALEHQIQQDTLSAKEQSALWKQAELCKRALSDGREGAMSLTFEKGLKEFGIDRSSFDQAAKPLLARLQKPVERALRDASVKLSELDAVILVGGATRMPLIYSFTGKLFGRLPANHLHPDEAVALGVGIQAAMKSRHEDLQEVILTDVCPYTLGTSVSVSLGNGRYESGMFSPIIERNTVIPVSRVERYYTIDDNQTSLTADIYQGESRVAKNNVKLGDLAISIPPAPGGEQAVDIRFTYDINGILEVEVTAVGTGEKKVAIIQAKETELSKEEIIERFKALEAIKIHPRERMENRLLLARGERMYEESLSEHREIIAKAMLGYEETLKRQDDKEIKKEAEKLKEVLDQIEKVWG